In the genome of Anaerolineae bacterium, one region contains:
- the csm5 gene encoding type III-A CRISPR-associated RAMP protein Csm5 — translation MSAIQKIYRHFDVTLQAITPLHIGTGNVLMKGIDFIDDGKTTWRLDVDRILADLWAPEFGNAHPAELLESIPQAERDQYVIYSAKGAIRAQQTSSKLRECIKTPDYQPYIPGSSLKGALRTALAWAGWPEQVKAVQANDIRKSKSWAGQTLEDRLFRPKRSDKDGPNKDLLRALHIGDLHLQTEGAVWQILNIQVAKSSSFDSPIEVEAIGADTVFAGRLTIDDHLFQPQTDSVLGLHSLEPWIVTELAQRVNQHTLDLLDRRIARSSRMQQNGAANVRRFFTDLRGYVTGLPANKCVICLGWGGGWDSKTFGSRLQGNPAFFEKEIIDRFKLHRGKVARKAGDPFPRTQRLIVRQRDNATTIRGALGWCLLTLVPH, via the coding sequence ATGAGCGCCATCCAGAAGATCTATCGCCATTTCGACGTAACACTGCAAGCAATCACACCGCTGCACATTGGCACCGGCAATGTGTTGATGAAGGGAATTGACTTCATTGACGATGGCAAGACCACCTGGCGGCTTGATGTGGATCGAATCCTGGCCGACCTGTGGGCGCCTGAATTCGGCAACGCGCATCCCGCTGAACTGCTGGAAAGCATCCCGCAGGCTGAACGGGACCAATACGTGATCTATTCTGCTAAGGGTGCGATCCGCGCCCAGCAGACGTCATCGAAACTCCGCGAGTGCATCAAAACCCCGGACTACCAGCCGTACATCCCGGGATCGTCGCTCAAAGGCGCCTTGCGCACGGCGCTCGCCTGGGCGGGATGGCCGGAGCAGGTAAAGGCAGTCCAGGCAAACGACATCAGAAAGAGCAAATCCTGGGCAGGGCAGACGCTCGAAGACCGCCTGTTTCGCCCAAAACGCAGTGATAAGGATGGCCCTAACAAGGATTTGCTGCGCGCGCTGCATATCGGCGACCTGCACCTCCAGACTGAGGGCGCGGTCTGGCAGATATTGAATATCCAGGTGGCCAAGAGTAGTTCCTTTGACAGTCCAATTGAGGTCGAAGCCATCGGCGCAGATACGGTATTTGCGGGGCGACTGACCATCGATGACCACCTGTTCCAGCCACAAACAGACAGTGTTTTGGGTCTACATAGTTTGGAGCCATGGATCGTCACCGAGCTGGCACAGCGGGTTAATCAACACACGCTGGATCTCCTAGATCGCCGCATAGCGCGTAGTAGTCGGATGCAGCAGAATGGTGCTGCTAATGTCCGAAGATTTTTCACCGATTTGCGTGGGTATGTAACTGGATTACCCGCTAATAAATGCGTTATCTGCCTGGGCTGGGGCGGCGGCTGGGACAGCAAAACCTTCGGCTCCCGCCTGCAAGGCAACCCAGCCTTCTTTGAGAAAGAGATCATCGACCGTTTCAAGCTGCACCGCGGCAAGGTAGCACGCAAAGCCGGTGATCCCTTCCCGCGCACACAGCGGCTGATCGTCCGCCAGCGGGATAATGCCACAACCATTCGGGGCGCACTGGGTTGGTGTCTTCTGACCCTAGTTCCGCACTAG
- a CDS encoding beta-galactosidase encodes MIYYGADYYPEHWPEDRWAQDARLMQQAGFNVVRLAEFAWSQMEPAPGRYDFAWLDRAIDVLAAHGIRVVLGTPTASPPPWLMHNRPELFLVREDNSRATYGGRREYCPTHPLYRTHARQIAQAMAEHYHANPNVIGWQIDNEFGDRCYCENCRAAFQDWLRARYRTLDVLNRCWGTVFWSHEYTAWEQIPVPLANAVISNPGLDLDYRRFISATYVSLQQEQIAILRQRCPDQFITHNFMGFKYDKLDYFDLAEPLDLVTWDNYPRGFWSNEAAPPALLALSHATMRGLKRQNFWVMESQSGITGWQTMGAAPRPGEIRLWAYQAIAHGADGIVFFRWRTARFGAEQFWHGILDHDGQPRRRYAEVAALGSELQRIAAALEATETRTEVAMLLSYDSRFAFQIQPNNPDFDYATHLYDYYAALHRQHIAVDIVGPHADLSGYRMLIVPALYILPDNLAEKLEAFVEGGGTVVLTTRSGVKDFHNTVVDRPLPGLLSTLCGATVDEYDSLYQGSSIPIQAAGNSGITGAATVWCDILVPETAEVLATYGSDFYMGRPAITLNRYGKGRAFYVGTVGDRRLVDSVVRYVLSALNIRPPLKAPEDVEIALRWQADQPLIFALNHSSDTREVALEQPYVDLITDQPVGPVLTLPPKGVAILAPGETRS; translated from the coding sequence ATGATCTACTACGGTGCAGATTACTATCCCGAACACTGGCCGGAAGATCGCTGGGCGCAAGACGCCCGACTGATGCAGCAGGCCGGTTTTAACGTGGTTCGACTGGCAGAGTTCGCCTGGAGCCAGATGGAACCCGCACCCGGTCGCTATGACTTTGCCTGGCTGGACCGCGCAATTGACGTGCTGGCGGCGCATGGAATCCGTGTCGTTCTGGGCACACCAACGGCCTCGCCTCCCCCCTGGTTGATGCATAACCGGCCTGAATTGTTCCTCGTCCGGGAGGACAATAGCCGGGCAACCTATGGCGGTCGGCGAGAATACTGCCCGACCCATCCCCTCTACCGGACTCATGCCCGCCAGATCGCCCAGGCCATGGCTGAACACTACCACGCCAATCCGAACGTAATCGGCTGGCAGATCGACAACGAGTTCGGGGATCGCTGTTACTGCGAGAACTGCCGCGCGGCATTCCAGGATTGGCTCCGGGCAAGGTACAGGACGCTAGATGTGCTCAACCGATGCTGGGGAACAGTCTTCTGGAGTCATGAGTATACGGCCTGGGAACAGATTCCTGTACCGTTGGCCAACGCCGTGATCTCCAACCCTGGCCTCGATCTCGACTACCGGCGTTTCATTTCGGCTACCTATGTCTCCTTACAGCAGGAGCAGATCGCTATCCTGCGCCAGAGATGTCCGGATCAGTTCATCACTCATAACTTCATGGGCTTCAAGTATGACAAGTTGGACTATTTTGATCTGGCCGAGCCTCTGGATCTGGTCACCTGGGATAACTATCCGCGCGGTTTCTGGAGCAATGAGGCCGCTCCTCCTGCACTGCTGGCCCTCAGCCATGCGACAATGCGCGGTTTGAAGCGGCAAAATTTCTGGGTGATGGAAAGCCAGAGTGGGATCACTGGCTGGCAGACAATGGGCGCCGCTCCCCGCCCTGGCGAGATCCGGTTATGGGCGTATCAGGCTATTGCCCATGGTGCAGATGGGATCGTATTTTTCCGCTGGAGGACTGCCCGCTTTGGCGCGGAGCAGTTCTGGCATGGCATCCTCGATCACGACGGACAGCCGCGCCGCCGCTACGCCGAAGTTGCCGCTCTGGGCAGCGAACTGCAGCGTATTGCCGCGGCGCTGGAAGCAACGGAGACCCGCACAGAAGTCGCTATGCTGCTGTCGTACGACAGTCGCTTTGCCTTCCAGATCCAGCCGAATAACCCGGACTTCGACTACGCAACACATCTTTACGACTACTATGCTGCTCTACACCGCCAGCATATCGCCGTTGATATTGTCGGGCCACATGCTGATCTCTCTGGCTACAGAATGCTAATTGTCCCGGCGCTGTACATTCTGCCAGACAACCTGGCAGAGAAACTGGAGGCCTTCGTTGAAGGTGGGGGAACAGTGGTGCTTACCACCAGAAGCGGTGTCAAGGACTTCCATAACACCGTCGTTGACCGGCCCCTGCCAGGCCTGCTCAGTACCCTGTGTGGAGCTACAGTGGACGAATACGACTCGCTTTACCAGGGTTCCAGCATTCCGATCCAGGCGGCTGGAAACAGTGGCATCACCGGCGCGGCAACCGTATGGTGTGACATCCTGGTTCCTGAAACGGCAGAGGTTCTGGCGACATACGGGAGCGACTTCTACATGGGTCGCCCGGCCATTACCCTCAACCGCTATGGTAAAGGGCGGGCGTTCTATGTAGGAACAGTCGGTGACCGACGCCTGGTAGACTCGGTGGTGAGATATGTGCTGAGCGCCCTCAACATCCGCCCACCGCTGAAGGCGCCCGAAGACGTTGAGATTGCTCTGCGCTGGCAGGCTGATCAACCGCTGATCTTCGCGCTTAACCACAGCAGCGACACCCGCGAGGTGGCCCTTGAGCAGCCCTACGTCGACTTGATCACCGACCAGCCTGTCGGCCCGGTGCTAACCCTGCCTCCGAAAGGCGTGGCCATCCTGGCGCCAGGGGAAACCCGATCTTGA
- a CDS encoding carbohydrate ABC transporter permease: MTTSDRLKNLLIDAGIHILLIAISIFMILPFVWMLSTSFKPQEEVFARPPILISENMSLDGYRYIFEQAGALRAFWNTLFMATTSTAFALFFCSLGGYGFAKYNFPGRRILFMFLLGTMMIPGAVTMVPSYVLMKEFGWINTFLPLIVPGAANAFGIFFMRQYISGVSNELLDAARIDGCSEFGVFRRVVLPIIAPGLTSLGLIFYLGSWNNYLGPLIYLKSPTLFTLPLKMMTFSGPPGYSAYREMMGLAVVSVVPLLILFLILQRRFMEGITAGAIKG; the protein is encoded by the coding sequence ATGACCACAAGCGACCGCCTCAAAAATCTACTTATCGATGCCGGCATCCACATCCTGCTGATTGCCATCTCGATCTTCATGATTCTCCCCTTTGTCTGGATGCTGAGCACCTCCTTCAAACCGCAGGAGGAGGTCTTCGCCCGCCCTCCAATCCTGATCTCCGAGAACATGAGTCTGGATGGCTATCGATACATTTTTGAGCAAGCTGGAGCGCTCAGAGCCTTCTGGAATACATTATTCATGGCTACCACCAGCACAGCCTTCGCCCTGTTCTTTTGCTCCCTGGGGGGGTATGGCTTTGCCAAGTATAATTTCCCCGGTCGCCGTATCCTGTTCATGTTTCTCCTGGGAACAATGATGATCCCTGGTGCAGTAACCATGGTACCTTCCTACGTACTCATGAAGGAATTCGGCTGGATCAACACGTTCCTGCCGTTGATTGTGCCGGGGGCGGCCAACGCTTTTGGTATCTTTTTCATGCGCCAGTACATCAGCGGCGTTTCCAACGAACTTCTTGATGCCGCCCGGATTGATGGCTGTAGCGAATTCGGGGTCTTCCGGCGGGTAGTGCTGCCCATCATTGCCCCTGGCCTGACCAGCCTGGGCCTAATCTTCTATCTTGGATCGTGGAACAACTATCTCGGCCCGCTGATCTACCTGAAATCCCCTACCCTGTTTACCCTTCCCCTTAAGATGATGACCTTCTCTGGCCCGCCGGGATATTCCGCTTACCGGGAGATGATGGGTCTGGCGGTGGTCAGCGTCGTGCCGCTCCTGATCCTGTTTCTTATCTTGCAGCGTCGCTTCATGGAAGGCATCACTGCCGGGGCCATCAAAGGCTGA
- a CDS encoding sugar ABC transporter permease, producing MDQQPITSPVAPQALSGHGRWHHLWREIVRNRWAYVFISPFYVLFIIFGLFPVGFSLFLSFQDWNGVRPMEFVGLKNFEFLLGAGGRVFWQSITNSLILFVMYVPIMTFTAIVLAVLLNSPRVKGFQVYRTLIFAPYVTTMIAAGITFGLMFQHNGGLFNLLLQGIGLNPVPWLEDIWWARVSLCILVVWGWLGYNMVLMLSGLQTIPHELTEAAMIDGASAVQAFFRITIPLLRPIILFSVVLSTIGTFGLFNEVMSLTNGGPVRATTTPLVQIYNVAFGDFRFGRASAQAYVYALLIFVLTYLQFKYVDRDTG from the coding sequence ATGGATCAACAGCCGATCACTTCACCAGTCGCACCTCAAGCCTTGTCAGGGCACGGCAGGTGGCATCACCTGTGGCGTGAGATAGTCAGAAATCGCTGGGCGTATGTGTTTATCTCGCCCTTCTATGTGCTGTTCATCATCTTCGGCCTGTTCCCGGTGGGATTCTCGCTGTTTCTCTCTTTCCAGGATTGGAACGGCGTCCGGCCGATGGAGTTTGTGGGGCTGAAGAATTTTGAGTTTCTGCTGGGTGCGGGCGGTCGCGTCTTCTGGCAGTCGATCACCAACAGCCTCATCCTGTTCGTCATGTACGTGCCCATCATGACATTTACGGCCATTGTGCTGGCAGTCCTGCTCAATTCGCCACGGGTGAAGGGCTTTCAGGTCTACCGGACGCTGATTTTCGCCCCCTACGTCACGACCATGATCGCAGCGGGCATCACCTTTGGCCTGATGTTCCAGCATAATGGTGGGCTTTTCAACCTGCTGTTACAGGGCATCGGCCTCAACCCTGTACCCTGGCTGGAAGACATCTGGTGGGCGCGCGTGTCGTTATGCATCCTCGTAGTCTGGGGCTGGCTAGGATACAACATGGTTCTGATGCTTTCCGGCCTGCAAACCATCCCCCATGAGTTAACCGAGGCCGCCATGATTGACGGCGCTTCAGCAGTACAGGCGTTCTTTCGGATCACCATTCCCCTGCTCCGTCCGATCATCCTGTTTTCGGTTGTCCTGTCCACCATTGGCACGTTTGGCCTCTTCAACGAAGTGATGTCGCTCACCAATGGCGGTCCTGTACGGGCAACCACAACGCCGCTGGTACAGATTTACAACGTTGCTTTCGGCGACTTTCGTTTTGGCCGGGCTTCCGCCCAGGCTTATGTCTACGCTCTGTTGATATTCGTATTGACGTACCTCCAGTTCAAGTACGTTGATCGTGATACCGGCTAA
- a CDS encoding sugar ABC transporter substrate-binding protein, whose translation MFRKLALLLIVIAVVVPAIAIRAQSSDVSGKIVVWGWTAAIRDTLEAAGVLSAFNEAYPNVEVEIVYYPPADVYTNLPLALTAGEGACDVCLVEDSHLSEFVHLGGLADLTEWVTPYLPITNAYRWPNAELDGRYYGMPWDSGPVVMYYRRDVLDMAGLPSDPEAVSEMVATWDGYLDMCRTIKEETGFYCFAHNKANNYGRLYEMILWQQGLGYYDRETGEITVNSPENVATLELLGKFWEEDLVTDNLEWTDAWYAEFAALPEEGGTPVATLIEASWMDVFLKSWIAPGTEGLWGVAYMPAVKEGQVRASNDGGSAFVIPEQSQNKEAAWAFIQFAVGTEESQIAMFRQSGFVPALETTYDDPAFAEPDPFFAGQQTKLIYADVVHKIPDGTVYGPNYSMMNGAVSVAIQSYASGQMSAQEALDLAAEEIAANLE comes from the coding sequence ATGTTCAGAAAGTTGGCCTTGTTGTTGATCGTCATTGCTGTCGTGGTTCCTGCGATAGCAATCCGTGCTCAAAGCAGCGATGTCTCAGGGAAAATTGTGGTCTGGGGCTGGACCGCAGCCATCCGCGACACCCTAGAAGCCGCCGGGGTCCTCAGCGCCTTCAATGAAGCCTACCCCAATGTCGAAGTGGAGATCGTATACTATCCGCCTGCGGACGTATACACCAACCTTCCGCTGGCCCTGACCGCCGGTGAGGGCGCATGCGACGTCTGCCTGGTTGAAGATAGCCATTTGAGTGAATTCGTCCACCTGGGTGGGCTGGCCGACCTCACTGAATGGGTTACCCCCTACCTCCCCATTACCAATGCCTACCGCTGGCCCAATGCAGAACTGGACGGCCGTTACTATGGGATGCCCTGGGACTCCGGGCCGGTGGTGATGTACTACCGCCGTGATGTGCTCGACATGGCCGGACTCCCGAGCGATCCTGAAGCTGTCTCCGAGATGGTAGCCACCTGGGATGGCTACCTAGACATGTGCCGGACCATCAAGGAAGAGACGGGGTTCTACTGCTTTGCCCACAACAAAGCTAACAACTACGGCCGTCTCTATGAGATGATCCTGTGGCAACAGGGCCTGGGCTACTACGACCGCGAGACCGGTGAAATTACGGTCAACAGCCCGGAGAACGTGGCCACGCTGGAACTGCTGGGCAAGTTCTGGGAAGAGGATCTGGTTACCGATAATCTGGAATGGACAGACGCCTGGTACGCCGAATTTGCAGCTCTGCCTGAAGAGGGCGGCACGCCAGTCGCCACCCTGATCGAGGCCTCGTGGATGGACGTTTTCCTCAAGAGCTGGATTGCCCCCGGCACTGAAGGTCTGTGGGGCGTAGCCTATATGCCAGCGGTCAAAGAGGGCCAGGTACGGGCTTCCAATGACGGCGGTTCGGCCTTTGTGATCCCTGAGCAGTCGCAGAACAAGGAGGCTGCCTGGGCGTTCATTCAGTTCGCTGTCGGCACCGAAGAGAGCCAGATTGCCATGTTCCGACAAAGCGGTTTCGTGCCTGCTCTGGAGACAACCTACGACGATCCGGCCTTTGCCGAACCCGATCCATTCTTTGCCGGTCAGCAGACCAAGCTCATCTACGCCGATGTTGTGCACAAAATCCCGGATGGCACGGTCTACGGCCCCAATTACAGTATGATGAACGGGGCGGTATCCGTGGCTATCCAATCGTACGCCAGCGGCCAGATGTCTGCGCAGGAAGCGCTTGATCTGGCGGCGGAAGAGATTGCAGCCAACCTCGAATAA
- a CDS encoding LacI family DNA-binding transcriptional regulator, giving the protein MPKRVTIQDVARQAGVSHQTVSRVINGKPDVAPETRDRIQQIIDRLGYRPSSVARSLVSQRTHTLSLISSSLDEDFYVQVMAGAEQEARRHGYVFLLSIVEPDAKPDSEEWRAVSERQVDGVFVASPELSHRAYIDWLIEQGIPVVAVAHPPQPGLITLNVDNIEGGYMATRYLLSQGHRRIGTIPGVDNGRTTGYQRALAEAGLPFEPDLVQGGDWSYQSGYDAMQRLLRIAPDLTAVFAQNDQMAIGAIQALRDANRQVPDDVAVVGFDDIPAAAFACPPLTTIRQPMREIGCFAVRTLLERIRHPVMDRKEIVFKTQFIRRSSA; this is encoded by the coding sequence ATGCCTAAAAGAGTGACCATTCAGGATGTTGCCAGGCAGGCAGGCGTTTCCCACCAGACAGTCTCCCGCGTTATCAACGGCAAACCAGATGTCGCCCCGGAAACCCGTGACCGCATTCAACAGATCATTGACAGGCTGGGTTATCGCCCCAGTTCTGTAGCCCGCAGTCTGGTCTCCCAACGCACGCACACCTTGAGCCTGATCTCAAGCAGCCTGGATGAGGACTTCTATGTGCAGGTCATGGCTGGCGCGGAGCAAGAGGCGCGACGCCATGGCTATGTATTTCTGTTATCGATTGTCGAGCCGGATGCTAAGCCCGATTCCGAGGAATGGCGTGCGGTGAGTGAGCGGCAAGTCGATGGCGTTTTTGTCGCCAGTCCTGAGTTAAGCCATCGCGCCTATATCGACTGGCTGATCGAGCAGGGTATACCGGTTGTCGCAGTAGCTCACCCTCCCCAACCCGGCCTGATCACCCTCAACGTCGATAACATCGAAGGCGGATACATGGCTACCCGTTATCTCCTGAGCCAAGGCCACCGCCGAATCGGGACGATCCCGGGTGTGGACAATGGTCGTACCACTGGCTACCAGCGCGCCCTGGCAGAAGCTGGGTTACCGTTTGAGCCAGACCTTGTCCAGGGGGGAGATTGGTCCTACCAAAGCGGCTATGATGCCATGCAACGCCTGCTACGCATCGCCCCGGACCTGACTGCCGTCTTTGCCCAGAATGACCAGATGGCTATTGGGGCCATACAAGCTCTGCGTGATGCAAATCGCCAGGTGCCGGACGATGTCGCCGTCGTTGGCTTTGACGACATCCCGGCAGCAGCTTTTGCCTGCCCACCATTGACCACCATACGGCAGCCCATGCGCGAGATCGGCTGCTTCGCCGTCCGTACGTTGCTGGAAAGAATTCGCCATCCAGTGATGGACAGAAAGGAGATTGTATTCAAGACGCAGTTTATCAGACGATCCTCGGCCTGA